Below is a genomic region from Castanea sativa cultivar Marrone di Chiusa Pesio chromosome 2, ASM4071231v1.
TCCCAAAATTCACTGATCAGAATCAGAACCCCCACCAATTAATTCCTTTAGCTAGCTACTTTTTGACTTAATATataaacacagagagagagagagagagagagagaggtctcATAGTTCTCGTTTTAGGGCATGAGTAGGTAATTTATATAGTTAAAATTCATTTGAATTAATGATGGGGTCTATTGGGTCGACGTGCTATTGCATGGCCATGCAGAAGTCAGAGGTTGGAGTTGCCGGAACACCAAAAATTGTCGTATCTCAGACAGTTTGTGTCGGAGCATGTCATATTCGGACCTCAGCTGATTGTTCTCTGTTTGTACGCTATGACAGTGATACAAAAAGAAACGCAACCGGTTCGATAGTTCTCGGTTTTCCACCCTAAACCGGTTCACCTGGTTCCTTAGGTTTTCTAAATGCTTCTGTTTACGCATACGCGACCGCCGAGCTGATTCCCGGTTCGATATCATCCGCCTCCGTTTCCGCTCGTCCACCACACCCACCACAGTCACGGATTCCGCCCCCCGCTTATGTTTCGTACCGTCCGAGTCGCCGTGGCTTCGGTTCGGCTCGTCCGATCCCGAACCGGAACTTGAAATAACCGGGTTCAGAGAAGGAAAAACGTCCGGTTCCGATTTCGTGGACTGCAAAGCATCGGAATCGGAATTTGAAATGACGGGTTCTGGGGATTGGATGGTTGGGAAGAATTCCGGACAGTCCCACGGCGTAAAGCCGGTTTCGAAAGCCGGAAATGGGTTTCCGAACAGAGAATCGGGTTGGATCGGAAAAGCAGACAGCATGGCTGGAAATctaaggaaagaaaagaatattaaGAAACGCTAAAAAAAGCTTAGTATTTTCTCTAATAGTAATAGGAGGAAGGAAAGAAGGAGAAAGGGAAGAAATGAAGCTACGGGGCTTCATATTTATAGCTAAAAGAATGAGTGGGTGGCAGTGAGGTTAAAATTTTGGGAATCTATTAGGGGTGTTTTGGTCAAATACTCGTCTGTATGAGACTACGAGCACAAGTGTAGAACTGTATGTGTACAGGAAAGAGCTTTTGAGTCAGGTGGCACTATGGTGTGGGGTTAAAATGTGACACTcttcgcttttttttttttataattaaaggGGCATTGGCATTTGTGGTGTGACCTAAGCCCCGTGGGTCCCTCGAAAAGATTGGTTTTTTTGCTTAGTCATGAAGACACAAAATGGTTGGGGCCCACCTTCGGCCGCTTGTTGGTTTGTGATTGGAAGCACGTACGAGGGACCAATGGTTTGGAAAGTTGCTGACGTAGAGCCATGTGTTTAACTCAGCTTGTGCTAGCGGCTAGCCGAGCCTATAATTGGATGAGACAGCCCTTCGACACAACTTTTTTGTGTCATGATTTTGCCATAATTTAGACGTGTAACTATAGGTAATCGGGAGAGAAATGGGGGGTTTCTGTAACTTAAGtacattatttttaaattttttttattaagattgAGTCATGtaactatttaattaaaaaatacactttaattttatgagaaaaaattcacatggtaGAATTTTAAGAGGGAAACATAAGGAACAACATTTAAGTACCGTCCTTAAATCTTACTCTTTTGTAAAAGTAATGATAAATGGTATTCTCCTAGAAAAATTTGTTGGAAAACATAGTTTTCTATCTTATACAAAACAAGCAGCAAAAGCAACATAatgatttatttcattcatgatcgataacataaaatcttaaattttagaataaaaaatagaaaacgtACCTTAATgtagtaaaattaaaaacaagattTGAGAAGACCTTCAATCTTCATTCTAATTCCACATTATactcaagatgtgtggtctctcaatcggTTCTTTAGTACATTAATTTTACTTATGGAAAAGTGTATACAAAGGATGTTACAGAGAAAACTGTTTTATCTTCTTTTAATCATATGTACGTTTTAACTGTCTAagcagttactttatttaataactcttattaaataaataattgactATCTAATTAGGTTAGTTTTTTGGGTTAgcctaattgggctttagtgtgtggcttgagaTAGGACCAAAGAGACGAATAATGCTCAAACTTCAATGGGCTTTAACtttatctgtcaactcttgacaagcccaaagttactattaattagtGTGTG
It encodes:
- the LOC142625859 gene encoding uncharacterized protein LOC142625859 yields the protein MLSAFPIQPDSLFGNPFPAFETGFTPWDCPEFFPTIQSPEPVISNSDSDALQSTKSEPDVFPSLNPVISSSGSGSDEPNRSHGDSDGTKHKRGAESVTVVGVVDERKRRRMISNRESARRSRMRKQKHLENLRNQVNRFRVENRELSNRLRFFLYHCHSVQTENNQLRSEYDMLRHKLSEIRQFLVFRQLQPLTSAWPCNSTSTQ